In the Muricauda sp. MAR_2010_75 genome, one interval contains:
- a CDS encoding M14 family metallopeptidase codes for MKKYNLLFFALFIGLGLSAQQVTLDYYLPDDISYDPNIPKPADVIGHEVGEWHVTHDKLVSYMYQLAESSDRITIENRGTTFEGRPILLLTVTTPESHQNLETIRQQHIALSEGNSNLSTSEMPVIVYQGFSIHGNEPSGANAGLAYAYYLAAAQGPEIEAMLDNMVILMDPSFNPDGLQRFAYWANVNKSQNLNPDNNEREYHEVWPGGRTNHYWFDLNRDWLPAQLPASRARVESFHKWLPNIVTDHHEMGTNSTFFFQPGEPKRVHPLTPKSNQELTKEIGTYHVKALDKIGSLYFSEENYDDYYYGKGSTFPDVNGSIGILFEQASSRGHIQESENGLLTFPFTIRNQLTTALSTIEAAKNMRTKLLDHQKNYYADLRNEGSRSKTKALIFGDSKDASKTWHLAEILKRHKIKFHELASDATIGGKSYKKGYSYVVPMDQKNPRLINAMFEKRTTFADSLFYDISAWTFPLAFNVDYAELPSLSNAGSEVIDFQRPTGGVDKKSNYAYVFEWHEYYTPKVLNAILEKGLRAKTARTPFTLESIRYDYGSIMVPVQNQKLDASELYNFLNGIAQESGVTVHGVSTGLTEGIDLGSGDFEPLKKQKVAILVGDGTRSYDAGEIWHLFDTRYDIKITKIDTKYFNSVDLDSYTDLILPGTGWGGGTMLDKKGAEKIKEWVKNGGSVIGYRTTANWFLSNELMDLKMRKDTLVAKNIAFDQKEDFEGAQVTGGAIFEANLDRSHPINYGYKNDKLALFRNTNIYLEPEKNSYDNPIQYTNNPLLSGYISEENAELIKNSVPFKVQRLGKGRAILFTDNTNFRAFWYGTNKLLMNAIFFGQMM; via the coding sequence TTGCCGGATGACATCTCCTACGATCCCAATATTCCAAAACCAGCAGATGTGATCGGACATGAGGTTGGGGAATGGCATGTTACCCATGATAAGCTTGTATCCTACATGTACCAACTGGCCGAGTCCAGTGACAGGATCACCATTGAAAATAGAGGAACTACTTTTGAGGGTAGACCCATACTCCTACTTACGGTAACCACGCCCGAAAGCCATCAAAATTTAGAGACCATACGGCAACAGCACATTGCACTTTCCGAAGGAAATTCAAATCTGAGCACTTCGGAAATGCCCGTTATTGTGTACCAAGGCTTTTCCATTCATGGGAATGAGCCCAGTGGTGCCAATGCCGGATTGGCCTATGCCTATTATCTGGCTGCTGCCCAAGGTCCGGAAATTGAAGCTATGTTGGACAATATGGTCATTCTTATGGATCCCAGTTTCAATCCAGATGGTTTGCAGCGTTTTGCCTACTGGGCCAATGTCAACAAAAGTCAAAACCTAAATCCTGACAACAACGAGCGCGAATACCATGAAGTTTGGCCGGGAGGGCGCACCAATCATTATTGGTTTGACCTTAATCGCGACTGGTTGCCTGCCCAATTGCCCGCAAGTAGGGCCCGCGTTGAATCCTTCCATAAGTGGTTGCCCAACATTGTAACGGATCATCATGAAATGGGTACCAATTCCACTTTTTTCTTTCAGCCCGGAGAACCTAAACGGGTACATCCGCTCACCCCCAAAAGCAATCAAGAGCTTACCAAGGAAATTGGCACCTATCACGTAAAGGCCTTGGACAAAATTGGGTCGCTGTACTTTTCAGAAGAAAATTATGATGACTACTATTATGGAAAGGGGTCCACTTTTCCAGATGTGAACGGCAGCATTGGGATTTTGTTTGAACAGGCCAGCTCACGAGGGCACATCCAAGAAAGTGAAAATGGATTACTGACCTTTCCTTTTACCATCCGAAATCAGTTGACCACAGCATTATCCACCATAGAGGCAGCCAAGAATATGCGAACAAAGCTGTTGGATCATCAAAAAAACTATTACGCCGATTTACGGAATGAAGGTTCTCGGAGCAAGACCAAAGCCCTAATTTTTGGTGATAGCAAGGATGCTTCCAAGACTTGGCATTTGGCCGAAATCCTGAAAAGGCATAAAATAAAGTTTCATGAATTGGCTTCCGACGCCACCATTGGTGGTAAAAGTTATAAAAAAGGATACAGCTATGTGGTACCCATGGACCAAAAAAATCCTAGGCTGATCAATGCCATGTTCGAGAAGCGGACCACTTTTGCCGACAGCCTTTTTTATGATATTTCTGCCTGGACCTTTCCGTTGGCCTTTAATGTGGATTACGCTGAACTCCCCTCCTTGTCCAATGCCGGATCCGAGGTGATAGATTTTCAACGTCCAACTGGTGGAGTGGATAAAAAAAGTAATTATGCCTATGTGTTTGAATGGCATGAATACTACACGCCGAAAGTATTGAATGCCATTTTGGAAAAAGGTCTTCGCGCCAAAACTGCACGAACCCCATTTACTTTGGAAAGTATTCGTTATGATTATGGCTCCATTATGGTTCCTGTACAAAATCAAAAATTGGACGCCTCTGAACTCTACAATTTTTTAAATGGCATTGCCCAAGAAAGTGGGGTGACCGTCCATGGGGTTTCCACTGGCCTCACCGAGGGTATTGATCTAGGAAGTGGTGATTTTGAACCGCTCAAAAAACAGAAGGTGGCCATTTTAGTGGGTGATGGCACCCGCTCCTACGATGCGGGGGAAATCTGGCACCTATTTGACACGCGCTATGACATAAAAATCACCAAAATCGACACTAAGTATTTCAATAGTGTGGATCTGGATTCGTATACCGATTTGATTTTGCCCGGAACAGGTTGGGGCGGTGGCACCATGCTCGACAAAAAAGGGGCTGAAAAAATCAAGGAATGGGTAAAGAATGGCGGTTCCGTTATTGGATATAGGACAACGGCCAATTGGTTTTTAAGCAATGAACTCATGGATTTGAAAATGCGAAAAGATACGTTGGTTGCCAAAAACATTGCCTTTGACCAAAAAGAAGATTTTGAAGGGGCCCAAGTAACCGGTGGTGCCATTTTTGAGGCCAATCTGGACCGCTCACACCCCATTAATTATGGTTATAAAAATGATAAGCTGGCCCTTTTCCGAAACACCAACATTTATTTGGAACCGGAAAAAAACAGCTATGACAATCCCATTCAGTATACCAACAATCCGTTACTGAGCGGGTATATTTCTGAAGAAAATGCAGAGCTCATCAAAAACAGTGTGCCCTTTAAGGTGCAACGGTTGGGAAAGGGAAGAGCTATTCTCTTTACCGATAACACCAATTTTAGGGCGTTTTGGTACGGTACCAATAAACTGTTGATGAACGCCATTTTCTTTGGACAGATGATGTAA